In bacterium, the DNA window CGGCGGCCACGTCGGCGAAGGACGTGTCGTCGACCGCGGGCGCCGCCGTCCCCCCGTCGAGGGCCAGGTCGCCGAAGGAGGATTGGTCGACCGGAGCCGCAGGCGGCGTCGCGGCGGGCGCGTCGGCAACCGGTGCGGCCGGCTGCGCGCCCCCCAGATCGACCGAACCGAAGTCCGCGAAGGCCCCGGTCTTCGCCGGTGCCGCCGGCGTCGAGCCGGGATGGAGCAGCCCGTTCCACTTGGCGAACTCGGGATAGTTCAGGAGCTCGGGCACCTTCGCCGTCAGGGCGTCCATGGCCTTGCGGGCTTCCTTCTCGTTGCCGCCGGCAAAGTCCATGCACAGCAGCAGGCAGGTGGCGCGCGCGCCCTCGAGCGGCATGGTCCACATGTTGAAGATCTGCGCCAGCCGCGACAGGATGACCCGGCTCTCCGGGAAGAGGTCGAAGAGGCTGCGGCACCGCTTGAGGAAGATCTCCTTGATGTCGCCCGTGACGTCGGCGCTGTTGTCGAGGAAGTGGACCGCGTGGTTCTCGCCCTCGACGACCAGCCCCTGGTTGGCGCGGGTTTCCGCGAGATACCAGTGGGCGTTCAGGTTCTCGGTCTCGTGGCGGAGGATCTTCTTGTAGATGGCCACCGCGTTGTTCATCAGGCCCGTGGCCCGGTACTTGGCGGCGGCGTTCAGGAAGTGGCGCACGGCGCGGGCCGTCTCCCCGCCCTTGAGGCAGAGGTCGCCCAGCTCGTTGATCACGGTCGGGTTGTTCTTGTCGCGCTCCAGGATCTGCTCGTACAGAGCGATCGCCTGGGCCCAGTTCTTCTTCTTCCCGGCCTGATAGGCTTCCTGCTTCAGTGTGCTGAGCTTGGACAAGAGTGCAGACCCCCGCAGTAACCGCTAGATGGGCCGTTTCCGGCCGTTCCGGGAATTCGGATGGCGAATTCCGTCGATTTCCTCAAGGGTTACATCGCCCAAAAAGGCGTCGGGTTAAGCGGGAATCTCCAGTCCGCCGGCGAAAACCCGCACGACGGGGTTGTGCCCGGCCCGATAGGGAACCAGGCGGTGGTCATCGCCGTCGAGGATCAGGAAATCGGCCGCCTTGCCGGGCGCCAGGGAGCCGACTTCGTCCTGCAGGCCCAGCGCCCAGGCCGAGTTCAGGGTCGCCCCCACCAGGGCCTCGGCCGGGGTCAGCCGCATCTGGGTGCAGGCGATGGCCATGATCAGGGGCATGGCCAGGATGGGGCAGCTGCCGGGATTGAAATCCGAGGCCAGGGCGACGGCGCAGCCCTCGTCGACCATGGCGCGGGCCGGGGCGTAGCCCTTCAGGCCGAGGGTGAAGACGGTGCCCGGCAGCATGACCGCCACCGTCGAGGCTCCCCGCAGGGCGCGCCGGCCGTCCTCGTCGATGCGGATGAGGTGGTCGGCCGAATCGGCCCCGAGCCGCGCGGCCAGCACGGCGCCGCCGAAGGCCTCCAGCTCGTCGGCATGGATCGTCAGGCGCAGGCCCAGGTCGCGGGCGCGACTGAGGATGATGACGCTTTCCTCCAGGTCGAAGACCGTCGGCTCGCAGAAGACATCGCACCGCTCGGCGAGCTTCTCGCGCGCGACGCGGGGCAGGATCTCCTCGGTGATCAGCCGCACGTAGGCCGCGCGATCGTCCTTGTACTCGCGCGGGATCTCGTGGGCCGCCAGGCAGGTGCGCACGGTGCGCATGCCCGTCCGCTCGGCCGCGGCACGCGCCGCCCGCAGCATCTTCAGCTCGTCGTCGAGGGTCAGGCCGTAGCCGCTCTTGATCTCGACGGTGGTGGTGCCCCACGCCTGCATCTCGCGCAGGCGGGTCACGGTGAGATCGGTGAGCTCCTCTTCGCTGCGCGTGCGGGTGTCGGCCACCGAGGCGTGGATGCCGCCGCCGGCCGCCGCGATCTGGAGGTAGGTCTCCCCCTTCACGCGCCGCTCGTACTCGTCCTGCCGGGTGCGGCCGAAGACGGCGTGGGTGTGCGGATCGACGAAGCCGGGTATGACCGCGCGGCCCCCGGCGTCGATCACCGTGACGCCGGCAGGACGTTTCCCGTCGGGCCAGAGGGCGGCGCACAGGTCGGCTTCCGGACCGTGGCCGGCGACGCGTCCGTCGGCCACGGCCAGCGCCGCGTCCGGGACCTCGCCGAGCAGCCCCATGTCGGCGCGCCGCCGCGGACCGCGGGCGTCGGCGGCGGGCACGTCGAGGGTGCAGAGCTGGCCGATGTTCGTGACCAGCAGGTCGATCCCGGCGGAACCGTCGCGGGCGGCGTCGGTCAGGCGGACGGTGGGGCTCATGTCGCGGACTCCTCGGTTCTCCCGCCGCGCGGGCTCAGTCGATCTGCAGGGTGATCAGGCAGGCGCGGGTGGCGCCGGGCAGCTCGCCGCGCCGCAGCCACGCGGCCACGTTCGTGACGTCGTCGCTGAGGGGCCGGTCGCCCGGGGCGAGATCGACGCGGCCGGACAGGGCCTCCATCAGGTCGGCCAGGGGTCCGGACAGGGACAGGGCCTCCCGCCCGCCGCGCGCCGCCAGCTCGGGCCGCGTGATGTACTGCAGCGCGCGTCCGGCGGTGATCATCTCCAGGGCGACCACGGCCTCCACCCGCGACAGCACGCCGTCGAGCTTGAGCGCGGACACGCTGCCCATGGAGACGTGGTCCTCCTGGTTGTCGCTCGTGGGCACCGAGTCGACCGCCGCGGGAAACGCCTTGCTGCGGTTCTCGGTGACGAGGGCGGCCGCCAGGAACTGGGCGATCATCAGGCCCGACTCCAGGCCCGGCTCGTTGGCCAGGAAGCGCGGCAGCCGCCCGCCGTTGCCGCCGAGCAGCAGGTTGATGCGGCGCTCGGCGATGTCGGCGAGCTCGCTCACGGCCTGGTAGAGGAAGTCGAGCTGCAGAGCCAGGGGCTGGCCGTGGAAGTGGCCGCCGGTGACGACCTGCTCCTCGTCCGGCAGCAGCACCGGATTGTCGGTGACCGAGCCGGCCTCGCGCAGCATCACCGCGCCGACCTGCCGCACCACGCCGAGGGTCGCGCCGAGCACCTGCGGGCTGCAGCGCACCGAGTAGGGATCCTGCACGCGCGCGCAGTCGCGGTGACCGCTCAGGATGGTCGAGCCCGCGAGCAGGGAGCGGAAGCAGGCCGCGATGTCGCCGATCTCGCGATGGGGACGCAGGGCGTGGTAGCTCTCGCCGAAGGGCAGGGCGCTGCCCTCGAGGGCCTCGAGGCTGAGGGCGGCGGCGAGGGTCGCCCGCCGCACGAGGCGCATGGCGCGCTCGACCGCGAGCAGGCCGAGGCTGTTCATGAGCTGGGTGCCGTTGATGAGGGCCAGGCCCTCCTTCGCCTCGAGCACCAGGGGATCGCGCCCGCGCGCCGCCAGTTCCGGTCCCGCCGGGATGCGGTTGCCGTCGGCGTCGATCAGGTGCCCTTCGCCCATGAGCACGAGGGCCAGGTGCGAAAGCGGCGCCAGGTCGCCGGAAGCGCCCACCGAGCCGCGCGACGGGATCCAGGGGTGCAGCCCCGACTCGAGCAGCCACAGGAGCTGTTCGACCACCGCCACGCGGGCACCGCTGAAGCCGTGGGAGAGGCTCTGCGCCCGCAGCAGGATCATGCCCCGCGCCTCTTCCCGGTCGAGTGGGCGCCCCCAACCCACCGCGTGGCTGCGGATGAGGTTGCGCTGGAGCTGGGCCAGGTCGCCGGACGGGATCACCGTGTCGGCCAGTTTCCCGAAGCCCGTGTTCACGCCGTAGATGCGGCGATCCGATTCGAGCAGCCGCTGCCGGAAGGCGTCGCACCGCGCGATGCGGTCGCGGGCCCCGTCGCCCAGGCGCACCGGCACCTCGCCGCGGCAGATGCCGGCGTAGGTCGCCAGGTCCAGGGTGTGGTCTCCGATCACGAACGGGGTGGGTGACGGGCTCACGGCGAGCTCCCCTCCGGACTCAGGTGCGCTGGAAGAACCCGTTCACGCGGGCCAGCAGGTCGGCGGTGTCGCCGAAGCCGGCGGGCATGACGGGCAGCGAATGCAGAAACGTAGTCCCGTAGTTTTTGGTGTGCAAACGGTTGTCGAGGATCAGGACGACTCCGCGGTCGCCCGTGCGCCGGATCAGCCGGCCGAAGCCCTGGCGCAGACGCAGCACCGCGTCGCGCACCATGAACGAGGTGAAGGGATTCTCGCCGGCGGCCTGGATGCGGTCGCAGCGGGCCTCGACCCACGGGTCGTTGGGCACCAGGAACGGCAGCTTGGTGACCACGAGGATCTCGAGATCCTCGCCGGGAAAGTCGACACCCTCCCAGAAGGTGTTCGTGCCCAGCAGCAGGGCCCGCCGGCTGCGGCGGAACCGCGCCAGCAGCGCGCCGGTGGCGGTGCGCGGCGACTGGGCCAGCACGACCGGGTCGTCGCTGCCCGCGGCCGGATCGTCGGTCAGTCCGGCGGTCGCGAGCGTGTCGGCGGCCTCTCGGATCAGGCGGTAAGACGTGAACAGGCCCATGGTCTTGCGACCGACGCCGTGCATGAGGGCGGCCAGCAGCTCGCCCACCGCCGGGCCGAAGTCGGGCGCGTTGGGATCGGGGAAGTGGCGTGGCGTCAGCACCAGGGCCTGGGCGTGGTAGTCGAAGGGCGACGGGCTGGTGTGGGTGGCGCAGGCCGGCCGGCGCCGGGTCAGGCCGAGCTCGCCCATCATGTGGGTGAAGTCGTCGCCCACGGCCAGGGTGGCGCTCGTCATGATCGGGGTGCGGCCGCTCTCCTGCCAGGCCTCGCGCAGCACGCCCCCGGCCTCGAGCAGCGTGGCGCCGAGGCGGGCGACGCCGCGCTGCCGACCGGGCTCGAACCACGCCACCCAGCCGTCGTCCGGATCGGCCACCAGGAAGTGGACGTCCGCATGCAGCTGACGCAGGAGCTGGCCCGCCTGGGCGAGCTGCGCCAGGTCGTCCTCGAGGTTGGCCGAGAGGTCGTCGATCTGGGAGACCTTGCCGGCGAGCCGGGCGAAGGTGTCGGCGGCCTCGGTCAGGTCGTCGGCGAGGGCCGCGAACTCGGGCCGCAGGGCCCCGAAGACCTCGTCCTTGTCGCGGATGCGCACCCGGCCCGGCCCCCGCCGGGCCGCCGGCAGCAGCACGTCGACCCGCTCGCCGAGACCCTGCCACCAGGCGGTGAAGCTGTTGAAGACGCGCCGCACCGAGCCCGCGAAGTCGGTGCACAGGGCCGACGCCCGTTCGCCTTCCGGCCCGTGACGCTCGAGCCGCGACGCCACCAGCCCGATGCGCTCGGGCACCGGACCGCGGCCGCGCACCTGCCCGAGCAGCTCCTCCACATCGCCCAGCCGCCACAGGCCCACCGCCACGGCGTGGGTCTCCAGGGTCACCTCGGGCAGCCGGTGGGCCTCGTCCACCACGAGGTGGTCGATCTCGCCGAGCAGGGTGTGGCCGGCCTTCTGGTCATGCAGCAGCAGGCTGTGGTTGACGACGAGGACGTCGGCGCCGCGCGCGCGGCGGCGGGCGTTCTGGACGAAACAGCGGTCGCCCTCGTAGCACAGTCCGGGCAGGCAGAGATCGGCGGCGTCGAACAGGGTGGGCGTCTCCACCGCCAGCAGCGGGTGCGCCGCGATCTCGTCGCGCATGCCGTCGCGCGTCTCCTCGAGCCAGAGCCGGAAGGCCACCGCGCGCAGGGCCGACGGCAGGTCTTCCACCGGTCGCGAGAGATAGGAACGGCGCTGCCGCAGGCACAGGTAGTTGCGGCGCCCCATGAGCAGGGTGAAGCGACGCTCGCCCAGGAGCGGCCGCAGGCGGGGCAGGTCCTGCGCCATGATCTGGGTCTGCAGGGCCCGGGTGTGGGTCGAAACGCAGGCGCGCGTGCCATGGGCCACGACCTTCGCCACCAGGGGCACGAGGTAGGCCAGGGTCTTGCCCACGCCGGTGCCGGCCTCGACCAACAGGGCCTGCTCGTCGCGCAGGGCGGCCGCCACCCGCTCCCCCATGGTCGCCTGCTCGACGCGCGGCGCGAACTCGGGACCGTACAGGGCGCCCAGGCCCGCCGGGCTGCCGAGCCATGCTCCGACCGCGGCCGGGTCCGGCGCCGGGGGCGACACGGCGGCCACGGGTCCGGGTGCCGCGGGCGGCGCGGGGTCGGACGGGTCGGGGGGCACGAGCGCCGT includes these proteins:
- a CDS encoding imidazolonepropionase, with the translated sequence MSPTVRLTDAARDGSAGIDLLVTNIGQLCTLDVPAADARGPRRRADMGLLGEVPDAALAVADGRVAGHGPEADLCAALWPDGKRPAGVTVIDAGGRAVIPGFVDPHTHAVFGRTRQDEYERRVKGETYLQIAAAGGGIHASVADTRTRSEEELTDLTVTRLREMQAWGTTTVEIKSGYGLTLDDELKMLRAARAAAERTGMRTVRTCLAAHEIPREYKDDRAAYVRLITEEILPRVAREKLAERCDVFCEPTVFDLEESVIILSRARDLGLRLTIHADELEAFGGAVLAARLGADSADHLIRIDEDGRRALRGASTVAVMLPGTVFTLGLKGYAPARAMVDEGCAVALASDFNPGSCPILAMPLIMAIACTQMRLTPAEALVGATLNSAWALGLQDEVGSLAPGKAADFLILDGDDHRLVPYRAGHNPVVRVFAGGLEIPA
- the hutH gene encoding histidine ammonia-lyase, which translates into the protein MSPSPTPFVIGDHTLDLATYAGICRGEVPVRLGDGARDRIARCDAFRQRLLESDRRIYGVNTGFGKLADTVIPSGDLAQLQRNLIRSHAVGWGRPLDREEARGMILLRAQSLSHGFSGARVAVVEQLLWLLESGLHPWIPSRGSVGASGDLAPLSHLALVLMGEGHLIDADGNRIPAGPELAARGRDPLVLEAKEGLALINGTQLMNSLGLLAVERAMRLVRRATLAAALSLEALEGSALPFGESYHALRPHREIGDIAACFRSLLAGSTILSGHRDCARVQDPYSVRCSPQVLGATLGVVRQVGAVMLREAGSVTDNPVLLPDEEQVVTGGHFHGQPLALQLDFLYQAVSELADIAERRINLLLGGNGGRLPRFLANEPGLESGLMIAQFLAAALVTENRSKAFPAAVDSVPTSDNQEDHVSMGSVSALKLDGVLSRVEAVVALEMITAGRALQYITRPELAARGGREALSLSGPLADLMEALSGRVDLAPGDRPLSDDVTNVAAWLRRGELPGATRACLITLQID
- a CDS encoding DEAD/DEAH box helicase, which translates into the protein MAMTPDAAGNERDLILLREWPRPGRPLWLGIDLVTGDRIVEFDTPSHAHPDHPGAVVAAARAEPAATARDGLLVGEGLLWSLLDPLDAGHEDDAGGDRLAVETALRSAARRFRRRLAWWRGRESGLREDCRRLTAGFRPDLEPLFDILDTALVPPDPSDPAPPAAPGPVAAVSPPAPDPAAVGAWLGSPAGLGALYGPEFAPRVEQATMGERVAAALRDEQALLVEAGTGVGKTLAYLVPLVAKVVAHGTRACVSTHTRALQTQIMAQDLPRLRPLLGERRFTLLMGRRNYLCLRQRRSYLSRPVEDLPSALRAVAFRLWLEETRDGMRDEIAAHPLLAVETPTLFDAADLCLPGLCYEGDRCFVQNARRRARGADVLVVNHSLLLHDQKAGHTLLGEIDHLVVDEAHRLPEVTLETHAVAVGLWRLGDVEELLGQVRGRGPVPERIGLVASRLERHGPEGERASALCTDFAGSVRRVFNSFTAWWQGLGERVDVLLPAARRGPGRVRIRDKDEVFGALRPEFAALADDLTEAADTFARLAGKVSQIDDLSANLEDDLAQLAQAGQLLRQLHADVHFLVADPDDGWVAWFEPGRQRGVARLGATLLEAGGVLREAWQESGRTPIMTSATLAVGDDFTHMMGELGLTRRRPACATHTSPSPFDYHAQALVLTPRHFPDPNAPDFGPAVGELLAALMHGVGRKTMGLFTSYRLIREAADTLATAGLTDDPAAGSDDPVVLAQSPRTATGALLARFRRSRRALLLGTNTFWEGVDFPGEDLEILVVTKLPFLVPNDPWVEARCDRIQAAGENPFTSFMVRDAVLRLRQGFGRLIRRTGDRGVVLILDNRLHTKNYGTTFLHSLPVMPAGFGDTADLLARVNGFFQRT